The Streptomyces laurentii genome contains a region encoding:
- a CDS encoding hypothetical protein (identified by MetaGeneAnnotator; putative;~sequence version:1) → MPALPRTPAPSPSSAQPTRWWRTNPARVGAIVPVPLLGALDERVGFVALVAALVMLWRGNPWPKGGKIFATIAAMALLGAVIPNPSTSETGTAAPAGKDARPARTVPSFGASTPTASPTARTEKMTDFLGERLDIAFSRSRKRGYEVASHDASGERRDVSARSLWKVCFQQPAPGTVVENSAEFGVEFGVVRTAEPCPAREGEAVPWPKMPDLIGKTWPTARAAVVALGVPERRVHPEAAYANDLLPDAGEYDDWRVCRQDPAKDAEVREDTWLVTLSLSSPENGCPDSDRGQAVYLPDRDGDGDPDYHDPYPRDRNRDTTFPHGRPHTGSGDSGSSSDGDSDHRGWSPCRHTRWC, encoded by the coding sequence ATGCCCGCCCTCCCCCGCACCCCCGCCCCTTCGCCGTCCTCCGCCCAGCCGACCCGCTGGTGGCGCACGAACCCCGCCCGCGTCGGAGCCATCGTGCCGGTCCCCCTGCTCGGCGCCCTGGACGAGCGGGTGGGCTTCGTGGCCCTCGTCGCCGCCCTCGTGATGCTGTGGCGCGGCAACCCGTGGCCGAAGGGCGGCAAGATCTTCGCCACGATCGCCGCGATGGCACTGCTCGGAGCGGTCATCCCGAACCCGTCCACGTCCGAGACCGGAACGGCGGCCCCCGCGGGCAAGGACGCGCGGCCGGCCAGGACCGTCCCCTCGTTCGGCGCATCCACGCCGACGGCGTCGCCGACCGCGCGGACGGAGAAGATGACCGACTTCCTCGGCGAGCGTCTCGACATCGCCTTCTCGCGCTCCCGTAAGCGTGGTTACGAGGTGGCGTCTCACGACGCCTCCGGCGAGCGGCGGGACGTGTCCGCCCGTTCCCTGTGGAAGGTCTGCTTCCAGCAGCCGGCGCCCGGCACCGTCGTCGAGAACAGCGCCGAGTTCGGTGTTGAGTTCGGCGTCGTCCGGACCGCGGAGCCCTGCCCGGCCCGGGAAGGGGAGGCGGTGCCGTGGCCCAAGATGCCCGACCTGATCGGGAAGACCTGGCCCACCGCCCGTGCGGCCGTCGTCGCTCTCGGTGTGCCCGAACGGCGCGTGCACCCCGAGGCCGCCTACGCCAACGACCTGCTGCCCGACGCCGGCGAGTACGACGACTGGCGCGTCTGCCGGCAGGACCCGGCCAAGGACGCCGAAGTGCGCGAGGACACCTGGCTGGTGACGCTGTCCCTGTCCTCGCCCGAGAACGGCTGCCCCGACTCCGACCGCGGCCAGGCCGTCTACCTCCCGGACCGGGACGGTGACGGCGACCCCGACTACCACGACCCGTACCCGCGCGACCGGAACCGCGACACCACGTTCCCCCACGGCCGTCCCCACACGGGCTCGGGCGACTCCGGAAGCTCCTCGGACGGCGACTCGGACCACCGCGGCTGGAGCCCCTGCCGCCACACCCGCTGGTGCTGA
- a CDS encoding hypothetical protein (identified by MetaGeneAnnotator; putative;~overlaps another CDS with the same product name;~secreted protein [Streptomyces lividans TK24]): protein MTVHLPATDPVTRNYGDSYGPEAAPKSVFNRTRKHACFYPDPSYGGTWTDPADQRKYGAYVVLRGDSTTVPAPFAGTFRSHELVNGTSECQ, encoded by the coding sequence ATGACCGTCCACCTGCCCGCCACCGACCCGGTCACCAGGAACTACGGCGACAGCTACGGCCCCGAGGCAGCCCCCAAGTCGGTCTTCAACCGCACCCGCAAGCACGCGTGCTTCTACCCCGACCCCTCCTACGGCGGCACCTGGACCGACCCGGCCGACCAGCGGAAGTACGGCGCGTACGTGGTGCTGCGCGGCGACAGTACGACCGTGCCCGCCCCGTTCGCCGGCACCTTCCGCTCGCACGAGCTCGTCAACGGAACCTCGGAGTGCCAGTGA
- a CDS encoding hypothetical protein (identified by MetaGeneAnnotator; putative;~sequence version:1) encodes MIFSRTHRRRGGLLAAVLALLGSALLVLPLQASADPLPYADCPANTLCLYSGAGGTGERRDFTEAQKTERYDAAWDDKTLSAKNNTALWACVYLDAGYGGLLQTVKPGNDDDYASGDARWVSAISSHKLVPSRAHCFTGYERCPTTGSAPSPRNAAAAP; translated from the coding sequence GTGATCTTTTCCCGTACACACAGACGAAGAGGCGGACTGCTCGCCGCGGTGCTCGCACTGCTCGGCTCGGCCCTCCTCGTCCTCCCCCTCCAGGCCAGCGCCGACCCGCTCCCGTACGCCGACTGCCCGGCGAACACACTCTGCCTCTACAGCGGTGCGGGCGGCACCGGTGAGCGCCGCGACTTCACCGAGGCGCAGAAGACCGAGCGCTACGACGCGGCCTGGGACGACAAGACCCTCTCCGCCAAGAACAACACCGCCCTCTGGGCGTGCGTCTACCTCGACGCCGGCTACGGCGGTCTGCTCCAGACCGTCAAGCCCGGCAACGACGACGACTACGCGAGCGGCGACGCCCGCTGGGTGAGCGCCATCAGCTCCCACAAGCTGGTCCCGTCCCGCGCCCACTGCTTCACCGGGTACGAACGCTGCCCGACAACCGGGTCTGCACCTTCACCCAGGAACGCGGCCGCGGCACCATGA
- a CDS encoding formamidopyrimidine-DNA glycosylase (Major Facilitator Superfamily; pfam07690;~The Major Facilitator Superfamily (MFS) isa large and diverse group of secondary transporters that includes uniporters, symporters, and antiporters. MFS proteins facilitate the transport across cytoplasmic or internal membranes of a variety of...; cd06174;~formamidopyrimidine-DNA glycosylase [Streptomyces griseoflavus Tu4000];~identified by MetaGeneAnnotator; putative): MKTTPAPAAPTGPAPAPPTDRSGRPVVLGLRENWLQFTLLVIVNVAVGGLVGLERTTVPLIGTETFGLTSSLAVFSFIIAFGLTKALTNLAAGALTARFRRKQLLVAGWLIGVPVPFLLAYAPSWGWIVAANVLLGLNQGLTWSMTVNMKIDLVGPSRRGLATGLNEAAGYTSVGVTALVTGYLATSYGLRPVPELIGVVFVVAGLALALVVRDTAAHVALELAQHPKPLPAGEQTGLKATFIRTSWRDRSLRGASQAGLINNLNDGLTWGVFPLLFTDHGLGLAAVGLIKGLYPILWGLGQIPTGHLSDRFGRKPLIVTGMLVQAGGFVLALALLDHPLLAGVLSAVALGLGTAMVYPALIASISDNAHPAWRANALGTYRFWRDIGYAAGALVAGILADLLGLNATIVAAAALTAASGLLAARWITEHRTA; the protein is encoded by the coding sequence CCCGCCCCCGCCGCCCCCACCGGGCCGGCGCCCGCGCCCCCCACCGACCGCTCCGGCCGCCCGGTGGTCCTCGGCCTGCGGGAGAACTGGCTCCAGTTCACCCTGCTCGTCATCGTCAACGTCGCCGTCGGCGGCCTGGTGGGCCTCGAACGGACCACCGTCCCCCTCATCGGCACCGAGACCTTCGGCCTCACCAGCAGCCTCGCCGTCTTCTCGTTCATCATCGCCTTCGGCCTCACCAAGGCCCTCACCAACCTCGCGGCGGGCGCGCTGACCGCCCGGTTCCGCCGCAAGCAGCTGCTCGTGGCGGGCTGGCTGATCGGTGTCCCGGTGCCGTTCCTGCTCGCGTACGCGCCGTCCTGGGGCTGGATCGTCGCCGCGAACGTCCTGCTCGGCCTCAACCAGGGACTCACCTGGTCGATGACCGTCAACATGAAGATCGACCTGGTCGGCCCGTCCCGCCGCGGCCTGGCCACCGGTCTGAACGAGGCCGCCGGATACACCTCCGTCGGCGTGACCGCCCTGGTCACCGGCTACCTCGCCACCAGCTACGGCCTGCGGCCCGTCCCCGAGCTCATCGGCGTCGTCTTCGTCGTGGCCGGCCTCGCGCTCGCCCTCGTCGTCCGCGACACCGCCGCGCACGTCGCCCTCGAACTGGCCCAGCACCCGAAGCCGCTGCCCGCCGGCGAGCAGACCGGCCTCAAGGCCACCTTCATCCGGACGTCCTGGCGCGACCGCTCGCTGCGCGGCGCCAGCCAGGCGGGCCTGATCAACAACCTCAACGACGGTCTGACCTGGGGTGTCTTCCCGCTCCTGTTCACCGATCACGGGCTGGGGCTCGCCGCCGTCGGACTCATCAAGGGCCTCTACCCCATCCTGTGGGGCCTCGGGCAGATCCCGACCGGTCATCTCTCCGACCGCTTCGGGCGCAAGCCGCTCATCGTCACCGGCATGCTCGTCCAGGCCGGCGGCTTCGTCCTCGCCCTCGCTCTGCTCGACCACCCGCTGCTCGCGGGCGTGCTGTCCGCCGTCGCCCTCGGCCTCGGCACCGCCATGGTCTACCCGGCGCTCATCGCGTCCATCTCCGACAACGCCCACCCGGCCTGGCGCGCCAACGCCCTCGGCACGTACCGGTTCTGGCGTGACATCGGGTACGCGGCCGGCGCCCTGGTCGCCGGCATCCTCGCCGACCTCCTCGGCCTGAACGCCACGATCGTCGCCGCCGCGGCCCTCACCGCCGCCTCCGGCCTGCTCGCGGCCCGCTGGATCACGGAGCACCGCACGGCCTGA
- a CDS encoding hypothetical protein (identified by MetaGeneAnnotator; putative;~sequence version:1): MPRPFATALAAVAALALTTSAAAAPAAPAADEVPSPLALNWTKTTPVPVPVGPGVTRTTWTETRPDNRPDGEGRVLQVVEIDPAVAALTLGSTVGTDDATSQTVADQLATVSSVASRHPYAGVNGGLFQPELAIGTAAPRVVHTSATAADGVLHSAACWDAAGKGSTGAVLQYGIPYITRLGTDLRLTAPSGDTVRVDDLDRTPGRIPHCPRDAEDTLVSGATGPRVHQDPDEIVVFTDDYGVATPKPYADPLVPATADPGYEVVLDAYGVVTDAHPGRGGITVPAGGRILQGVGTGAEWLRTHLARDDRAVLDLRLRDMTLNRDIPLDASVDVVSSFHRLLRTGDVPPATELPNSCNDGSRLGTDGVTYLCTDSRTALATNIKGNPVLLTLTGGPGREDGDYLRGFAALIDSKELSLVDAINLDGGGSTTLMTGTEVLTPPTDTQAGVKVHRRVADAVYAGVGGYGMYAK, encoded by the coding sequence ATGCCCCGCCCGTTCGCGACGGCCCTCGCCGCCGTCGCCGCGCTCGCCCTCACGACCTCGGCGGCCGCCGCGCCTGCCGCGCCCGCCGCCGACGAGGTCCCCAGCCCGCTCGCCCTGAACTGGACGAAGACGACACCCGTCCCCGTCCCGGTCGGCCCCGGTGTCACCCGTACCACCTGGACCGAGACGAGACCCGACAACCGCCCGGACGGCGAGGGCCGCGTACTCCAGGTCGTCGAGATCGATCCGGCCGTCGCCGCGCTCACCCTGGGCAGCACCGTCGGCACCGACGACGCCACCTCCCAGACGGTCGCGGACCAGCTCGCGACCGTCTCGTCCGTCGCCTCCCGCCACCCGTACGCGGGCGTCAACGGCGGACTGTTCCAGCCCGAACTCGCCATCGGCACCGCCGCGCCCCGCGTGGTGCACACCAGCGCCACCGCCGCGGACGGCGTGCTGCACAGCGCGGCCTGCTGGGACGCCGCCGGGAAGGGCAGCACCGGCGCGGTCCTCCAGTACGGCATCCCGTACATCACCCGCCTCGGCACCGACCTGCGGCTGACCGCGCCGTCCGGCGACACCGTCCGCGTCGACGACCTCGACCGCACCCCCGGCCGGATCCCGCACTGCCCCCGCGACGCCGAGGACACGCTGGTGAGCGGCGCCACCGGGCCGCGGGTCCACCAGGACCCGGACGAGATCGTCGTGTTCACCGACGACTACGGGGTCGCCACGCCGAAGCCGTACGCCGACCCGCTCGTCCCGGCCACCGCCGACCCCGGCTACGAGGTGGTCCTCGACGCGTACGGCGTCGTCACCGACGCGCACCCTGGCCGTGGCGGCATCACCGTCCCGGCCGGCGGCCGGATCCTCCAGGGCGTCGGCACCGGCGCGGAGTGGCTGCGCACCCACCTGGCGCGGGACGACCGGGCGGTCCTCGACCTCAGGCTCCGCGACATGACGCTGAACCGGGACATCCCGCTGGACGCGTCCGTGGACGTCGTGAGTTCGTTCCACCGGCTGCTGCGCACCGGCGACGTCCCGCCGGCCACCGAACTGCCCAACTCCTGCAACGACGGCAGCCGCCTCGGCACCGACGGCGTCACGTACCTCTGCACCGACTCGCGCACCGCTCTCGCCACCAACATCAAGGGCAATCCGGTGCTCCTCACCCTCACCGGCGGGCCGGGCCGCGAGGACGGCGACTATCTGCGCGGCTTCGCCGCCCTGATCGACTCCAAGGAACTCTCCCTGGTCGACGCGATCAACCTCGACGGCGGCGGCTCGACCACCCTGATGACCGGCACCGAGGTCCTCACCCCGCCGACCGACACCCAGGCGGGCGTGAAGGTGCACCGGCGGGTCGCGGACGCGGTGTACGCGGGGGTCGGCGGCTACGGGATGTACGCCAAGTAG